A DNA window from Salvelinus sp. IW2-2015 linkage group LG4q.1:29, ASM291031v2, whole genome shotgun sequence contains the following coding sequences:
- the LOC111962627 gene encoding solute carrier family 45 member 3-like yields MSGWRSQWRLVLLNSLTCGLEICVAAGITYVPPLLLEAGVEEQYMTMVLGIGPVLGLIFIPLIGSASDHCNSSYGRRRPFIWLLSLGVLLALLIIPHADLLAAYFSWGGCALQVAFLILGVGLLDFCGQVCFTPLEALLSDLYRNEEDCNQAFAMFSFMVSLGGCVGYLLPALDWSRGLLSVYLGGQAECLFFMLILIFVTSVLITMKVSEEPPCAAALEPGPLLEAGRCGLPRSCPYLLKSVPLLCLLRTCWSMTPAIYRSYFHVPRVMRQLCMAQLCSWMAVMSFMLFYTDFMGEGLYEGMPRAAPGTAPGTASRKRYEDGIRMGSLGLFFQCATSTVFSLLMSRLVRHFGSRRVYLSSMVSFTISVLVICMSKSVVLVSLMSALTGFAYATLQTLPYTLTCHYHKEMEVYMPNKKTKNILKNGIAVKRDSITHLTAMDEEGGLTHKLGGTNGHAIFSQEGSDYYPPPHGQNGSSLSATAPEQDEPEGYEKRGVGLDFAILDSTFLLSQVFPTLFMGMIVQFTKSVTAYMASSAIFGIIAIYLANQIIFDQKDINS; encoded by the exons ATGTCTGGATGGAGGTCTCAATGGCGTCTCGTCCTGCTGAACTCCCTGACCTGCGGCCTGGAGATTTGCGTGGCAGCTGGGATCACGTACGTTCCCCCCCTGCTGCTGGAGGCTGGGGTAGAGGAACAGTACATGACTATGGTACTAG GTATCGGCCCAGTGTTAGGTCTCATCTTCATCCCTCTGATTGGCTCAGCAAGTGACCATTGCAACAGCAGCTACGGCCGCCGCCGGCCCTTCATCTGGCTGCTGTCCCTGGGAGTCCTCTTAGCCCTCCTCATCATCCCCCATGCAGACCTGCTGGCTGCTTACTTCTCCTGGGGCGGATGCGCCCTGCAGGTGGCCTTCCTCATCCTCGGTGTGGGCCTGCTCGACTTCTGTGGCCAGGTGTGCTTCACGCCGCTGGAGGCGCTCCTGTCTGACCTGTACCGCAACGAGGAGGACTGCAACCAGGCCTTTGCCATGTTCTCCTTTATGGTCAGCCTGGGAGGCTGTGTGGGCTACCTGCTGCCTGCGCTAGACTGGAGCCGGGGCCTGCTGTCAGTCTACCTGGGTGGCCAGGCAGAGTGCCTCTTCTTCATGCTCATCCTCATCTTCGTGACCAGCGTGCTGATCACCATGAAGGTGTCGGAGGAGCCGCCATGCGCCGCGGCCCTGGAGCCTGGTCCTCTCTTGGAGGCAGGTCGCTGTGGTTTGCCGCGCTCCTGCCCCTACCTGCTCAAATCGGTTCCGTTACTGTGCCTGCTGAGGACGTGCTGGTCCATGACTCCGGCCATCTACCGCAGCTACTTCCACGTGCCCCGGGTGATGAGGCAGCTGTGCATGGCCCAGCTCTGCAGCTGGATGGCCGTCATGTCCTTCATGCTCTTTTACACAGACTTTATGGGGGAGGGGCTGTACGAAGGCATGCCAAGGGCCGCCCCCGGGACCGCCCCCGGGACCGCCTCCAGGAAGCGCTATGAGGACG GCATCCGTATGGGCAGCCTGGGCCTGTTCTTTCAGTGTGCTACCTCAACCGTCTTCTCCCTGCTCATGAGCCGACTGGTTCGCCATTTTGGCTCGCGCCGGGTCTACCTGAGCAGCATGGTGAGCTTCACCATCTCTGTCCTGGTCATATGTATGTCCAAGAGCGTGGTCCTGGTCAGCCTGATGTCAGCTCTGACAGGCTTTGCCTACGCCACGCTGCAGACGCTGCCCTACACCCTCACTTGTCACTACCACAAGGAAATGGAG GTTTACATGCCAAATaagaaaaccaaaaacatacttAAGAATGGGATTGCGGTCAAGCGGGACTCGATCACGCATTTGACAGCCATGGACGAGGAGGGGGGGTTGACCCACAAACTGGGGGGCACCAACGGGCATGCCATCTTCAGCCAGGAAGGCTCAGACTACTATCCCCCTCCCCACGGCCAGAATGGATCGTCCCTCAGCGCCACGGCCCCCGAGCAGGATGAACCGGAGGGCTACGAGAAGCGCGGCGTAGGGTTGGACTTTGCCATCCTGGACAgcaccttcctcctctctcaggtCTTTCCCACTCTCTTCATGGGCATGATCGTTCAGTTCACAAAGTCCGTCACTGCCTATATGGCCTCCTCCGCCATCTTTGGCATCATCGCCATTTATCTGGCCAACCAGATCATCTTTGACCAAAAGGACATCAATAGCTGA